The following proteins come from a genomic window of Candidatus Methylacidiphilales bacterium:
- a CDS encoding AAA family ATPase: protein MTNPFLTHWQIQERPFEPVTDSRFYFQSRAHAEALARLGYLVAEETMYLGMLTGEIGCGKTMTRHLFASQADPDRICVIQFENSFFRLEDHLKRILVAFGLEREAAGASNLYDCYALFRDMLDQLHRLHQRHLLLLFDEAQDMDDETLSQINRLTNLNDQGRGLLTIVLIGQPELRRRVAVLPSLDQRIGLRFHLGSLSPEDTGPYLAHRLRVAGHPTGEVFDADAVRVLGASGRSVPRELNRLAKLSMEHARAQGRRHVSGLDIETVLRDLRRHQLNTPATLIPSPT from the coding sequence ATGACGAACCCGTTCCTCACCCATTGGCAGATCCAGGAACGTCCGTTCGAACCGGTCACCGACAGCCGGTTCTACTTCCAGAGCCGTGCCCACGCCGAGGCCCTTGCCCGGCTCGGTTACCTGGTGGCCGAGGAAACCATGTACCTGGGCATGCTCACGGGTGAAATCGGTTGCGGCAAAACCATGACCCGCCACCTTTTCGCCTCCCAGGCCGATCCCGACCGCATCTGCGTCATTCAATTCGAGAACTCCTTCTTCCGGCTGGAAGACCACCTCAAGCGCATCCTGGTCGCCTTCGGCCTGGAACGTGAGGCGGCCGGGGCTTCCAACCTCTACGATTGCTATGCCCTCTTCCGCGACATGCTCGACCAACTCCACCGCCTCCACCAACGGCACCTGCTGCTCCTCTTCGACGAGGCCCAGGACATGGACGATGAAACCCTGTCGCAAATCAACCGCCTGACCAACCTCAACGACCAAGGCCGTGGTTTATTGACGATTGTCTTGATAGGTCAACCGGAGCTCAGGAGGCGGGTGGCCGTCCTGCCCTCCCTCGACCAGCGGATCGGACTCCGCTTCCATCTCGGCAGCCTTTCCCCCGAGGATACCGGACCCTACCTTGCCCACCGCCTGCGCGTGGCCGGACATCCCACCGGCGAGGTCTTCGATGCGGATGCCGTGCGTGTCTTGGGCGCATCGGGCCGCTCTGTTCCCCGGGAACTCAACCGCCTGGCCAAACTCTCCATGGAACATGCCCGCGCGCAGGGTCGCCGACATGTCTCGGGCTTGGACATCGAAACCGTGCTCCGCGACCTCCGTCGCCACCAATTGAATACACCGGCAACACTGATTCCGTCTCCCACCTAA
- a CDS encoding glycosyltransferase family 1 protein, with the protein MKVALSTSVIQRGRSGIATYVFGLLDGFRSISADIELCLIGLDEDRALFARWLDHFRWIGLPESLRPALRNVFWHQTGLRALLRREKIDVLHIPSYRRAVWHPPCASVVTVHDLAAFKLAGKYDAARMAYGRHVVPRLLRHADVLTAVSHATAADLESFCHLPRTGTRVIWNGLDHAQFHPPEPALLRQRLATLWPSGDPYLIYIARLEHPAKNHIRLFEAFETVAASQPRLHLVIGGADWHGAEEIHRRLAASHCRERIHHLGFVDRADLPFWYAGATALVFPSLFEGFGFPPLEAMACGCPVVSSTEGSLDEILGPDALRFRATDTRDIAQSIQDLIALPPAERARRVNAGLAHAARFTWESNARDTLQCYLLAQARHDKKALLP; encoded by the coding sequence ATGAAAGTCGCCCTCTCCACCAGTGTCATCCAGCGCGGCCGCTCGGGCATCGCCACCTATGTTTTCGGCCTCTTGGACGGCTTCCGCTCGATTTCCGCCGATATCGAGCTTTGCCTCATCGGCCTCGACGAGGACCGTGCGCTTTTCGCCCGTTGGCTTGACCATTTCCGTTGGATCGGACTCCCCGAATCGTTGCGGCCCGCACTCCGCAATGTCTTCTGGCACCAGACCGGTCTCCGTGCGCTCCTGCGCCGGGAAAAAATCGACGTGCTCCACATTCCCAGTTACCGACGCGCCGTCTGGCATCCGCCCTGCGCCTCGGTCGTGACTGTCCACGACCTCGCCGCATTCAAGCTTGCGGGCAAATACGATGCCGCGCGCATGGCTTACGGCCGTCATGTGGTGCCCCGCCTTCTCCGACATGCCGACGTGCTCACCGCCGTGAGCCATGCCACCGCGGCCGATTTGGAATCCTTCTGCCATCTGCCGCGCACCGGCACCCGCGTCATTTGGAACGGACTGGATCACGCCCAATTTCATCCCCCTGAACCCGCCCTCCTCCGCCAACGCCTGGCCACCCTCTGGCCCTCGGGCGACCCCTACCTCATTTACATCGCCCGTTTGGAACACCCGGCCAAAAATCACATCCGCCTTTTTGAAGCCTTCGAAACCGTGGCCGCTTCGCAGCCCCGGCTGCACCTCGTCATCGGCGGCGCAGACTGGCATGGGGCGGAGGAAATCCACCGCCGCCTGGCCGCCTCCCACTGCCGCGAGCGCATCCATCACCTGGGCTTTGTTGACCGCGCCGATCTGCCCTTCTGGTATGCGGGCGCAACCGCGCTGGTTTTTCCCTCGCTCTTCGAAGGCTTCGGCTTCCCGCCGCTCGAAGCCATGGCCTGCGGTTGCCCGGTCGTCTCCTCCACCGAGGGCTCGCTCGACGAAATCCTCGGTCCCGACGCCCTTCGCTTCCGGGCAACGGATACCCGGGACATCGCCCAATCCATCCAGGATCTCATCGCCCTCCCCCCTGCCGAACGCGCCCGGCGCGTCAACGCCGGTCTCGCCCATGCCGCCCGGTTCACCTGGGAATCCAACGCGCGCGACACCCTGCAATGCTATTTGCTCGCGCAGGCCCGGCATGATAAAAAAGCCCTGCTCCCATGA
- a CDS encoding WecB/TagA/CpsF family glycosyltransferase, translating to MEQTLDWIAAAVRERTPRFIATANVDFAAQASRDVELQRLLLSADLVLCDGTPLVWASRWMNAPLPERVPGSDLVPRICEKAEELGWRLYFLGASDEVLGEARRRLLEKHPRLQIAGMESPPYKPLNEFDHAGINRRIREARADILLVAFGCPKQEKWIGMNLQEHGAAVSIGIGATFDFLAGKFSRAPGWAGALGIEWLYRMAQEPRRLGGRYLFDLFFFANDVRNQRRHLSPKPRAPATPVSSRPDGWASLVWNGRADAVSAGQLPVRLPHGRSRVVLDLSGVPFMDSTGMGRVVSLFKAATETGVTLAVLAPGQPGDLLRSMRFDRMFPIVSSPAELPAAPSESSVRNGNILTLSWQEELRALNSEAFYGWVLEQWALAPEARGLSLDLSQCPFMDSTGLGALLRCLKMVSRRPGAAFRIASAHASVRNVIHLARLERVLDLPAG from the coding sequence ATGGAGCAGACACTGGACTGGATCGCCGCCGCCGTCAGGGAACGGACCCCCCGTTTCATCGCCACGGCCAATGTCGATTTCGCCGCTCAGGCCTCGCGCGATGTCGAGCTCCAGCGACTCCTCCTGTCCGCCGATCTCGTTCTCTGTGACGGCACCCCGCTGGTCTGGGCCTCTCGCTGGATGAATGCCCCCTTGCCCGAACGCGTCCCCGGTTCAGATCTCGTGCCCCGAATCTGTGAAAAAGCCGAAGAACTCGGCTGGCGCCTGTATTTTCTGGGGGCCAGCGATGAAGTCTTGGGCGAAGCCCGCCGCCGCCTGCTGGAAAAACACCCCCGGCTACAAATCGCCGGCATGGAATCCCCTCCCTACAAACCGCTCAATGAATTCGACCACGCAGGCATCAACCGGCGCATCCGCGAAGCCCGCGCCGACATCCTCCTGGTCGCCTTCGGTTGTCCCAAACAGGAAAAGTGGATCGGCATGAACCTCCAGGAACACGGGGCGGCCGTCTCCATCGGCATCGGGGCCACCTTCGATTTCCTGGCGGGCAAGTTCTCCCGCGCTCCGGGTTGGGCCGGCGCCCTAGGCATCGAATGGCTCTACCGCATGGCCCAGGAACCCCGCCGCCTCGGTGGACGCTACCTCTTCGACCTCTTCTTTTTCGCCAACGACGTCCGCAACCAACGCCGCCATCTTTCACCCAAACCGCGGGCCCCGGCCACTCCCGTATCCTCCCGGCCCGACGGCTGGGCCAGCCTGGTCTGGAACGGGCGCGCCGATGCCGTCTCCGCCGGCCAACTCCCCGTCCGGCTTCCCCACGGGCGCAGCCGTGTCGTCCTCGACCTCTCGGGCGTGCCCTTCATGGACAGCACCGGCATGGGGCGCGTGGTCTCCCTCTTCAAAGCCGCCACGGAAACGGGGGTCACCCTGGCTGTCCTCGCCCCCGGACAACCGGGCGACCTCCTCCGCTCCATGCGCTTCGACCGCATGTTCCCCATCGTCTCCTCGCCGGCCGAACTGCCGGCCGCCCCTTCTGAATCGTCGGTTCGAAATGGGAATATCCTCACACTCAGCTGGCAGGAAGAACTCCGGGCTCTGAACTCCGAAGCCTTCTACGGCTGGGTCCTCGAACAATGGGCCCTGGCTCCGGAGGCGCGGGGGCTCTCCCTCGATCTCTCCCAATGCCCCTTCATGGACAGCACCGGACTCGGCGCCCTCCTGCGTTGTCTCAAAATGGTTTCCCGCCGCCCGGGCGCCGCTTTTCGAATCGCGTCCGCTCATGCCAGTGTCCGCAATGTCATCCATCTTGCCCGGTTGGAGCGGGTCCTGGATCTGCCCGCCGGATGA
- a CDS encoding response regulator yields the protein MGASKPGELGRQQGSGAVAGAGSELSRRSTRALGFIVVVSFLELLLVLGAVWLSRHDAAHINMGGRQRMLSQRTAFFALQLSSAPDPSAYGQLLGKIREASDEMRSANGRLSGVSQGIWGSGRLKEVYQPGPGSLHDQVENYLSLAGQIGSFPYSERAAAQPLIEQLKAEAAGSLLTRLDQAVLLHQQAAESHWKQLVGLQIALFFLSLLAILSAGWFGIRPMTRQLERENRELLLAQEKQNEAVRQAEAASMAKSLFLANMSHEIRTPLNGIIGMAELLASTPQDSQQHEFTRSIRKSGETLLQLLNDILDFSKIESGHMDLERIEFSLEEVVGNSVDHVITRAAEKGVEMGYNIDPAVPLSLMGDPTRLGQILTNLIANAVKFTQKGEVSLKVTAPGPGWVRFEVRDSGIGISREEQARLFKTFSQVDASTTRKFGGTGLGLAICRRLCELMQGKIGVESELGRGSMFWFELPLGAGRSAVEDRTKVVHARLEGRRVFILDDQQVNGKILEMHLRNWGMECDIFLEPEEALARIRSGVSYDLGLVDYQMPGMDGLGFAHQVRKILDKDRLPMILISSVSDPGLIADDPVQPFQAVGHKPVHAPILRRLVVQVMAGSKRLRRITQTVSLKQVNLGREYPLRLLLAEDNPTNQKVALHLLKRLGYTADLAENGRMAVEMAGRGGYDLIFMDVQMPEMDGPEATAEIRRLPGIRQPRIVALTANAMKGDRERYLAAGMDDYLSKPVRLEDLEEALLRAVVPADPALAGQGREEAATGEELEVDVTQVDSLVDGLGPQFPVVLGELERAFAERIRTFQSLAATGQWAEARATAIELAGEIQPFGLRRLVEFLEAVGRFEEAPPPATLAEWGQSIALLFDRGLLVLKERARL from the coding sequence GTGGGCGCAAGCAAACCCGGCGAACTGGGACGACAACAGGGGAGCGGAGCCGTGGCCGGGGCGGGGTCCGAACTATCGCGCCGGAGTACCCGGGCATTGGGGTTCATCGTGGTCGTCTCCTTTTTGGAACTGCTCCTGGTTCTGGGGGCGGTCTGGCTATCGCGCCACGATGCGGCACACATCAACATGGGGGGGCGCCAAAGGATGCTCTCGCAACGGACTGCTTTTTTTGCCCTGCAACTTTCTTCAGCGCCCGATCCCTCCGCTTATGGGCAATTACTGGGCAAGATCCGTGAAGCCTCGGATGAGATGCGTTCGGCCAACGGCCGGTTGAGCGGTGTCAGTCAGGGTATCTGGGGTTCCGGGAGGCTCAAAGAAGTCTACCAGCCCGGGCCGGGTTCGCTTCACGATCAAGTGGAGAATTACCTTTCCCTGGCCGGCCAGATCGGCTCCTTTCCATATTCCGAACGGGCGGCCGCGCAGCCCTTGATCGAGCAACTCAAGGCGGAGGCTGCGGGATCGCTGCTGACCCGCCTGGATCAGGCGGTGCTTCTGCACCAGCAAGCGGCGGAAAGTCACTGGAAACAGCTGGTTGGGTTGCAGATTGCCCTCTTTTTTCTCAGCCTGCTGGCCATCCTGTCCGCTGGTTGGTTCGGCATCCGCCCGATGACGCGGCAACTGGAAAGAGAAAACCGCGAGTTGTTGCTGGCGCAGGAAAAGCAGAACGAAGCCGTGCGCCAGGCCGAGGCGGCGAGCATGGCCAAGTCCCTTTTCCTGGCCAACATGAGCCATGAAATCCGGACCCCGCTCAATGGAATCATAGGCATGGCGGAACTTCTGGCTTCGACCCCACAGGACAGCCAACAGCATGAATTCACCCGTTCGATCCGCAAGAGCGGGGAAACCCTCCTGCAGTTGCTCAATGACATCCTGGATTTTTCCAAGATCGAATCCGGGCACATGGATCTGGAACGGATCGAATTCAGTTTGGAGGAAGTGGTGGGGAACTCGGTGGACCATGTCATCACCCGGGCGGCGGAGAAGGGCGTGGAGATGGGATACAACATCGACCCGGCGGTCCCCCTGAGTCTCATGGGTGATCCGACCCGTCTGGGCCAGATCCTCACCAACCTCATCGCCAACGCGGTGAAGTTCACCCAAAAAGGCGAGGTCAGCCTGAAAGTCACCGCGCCAGGGCCCGGATGGGTTCGCTTCGAGGTGCGTGACAGCGGCATCGGTATTTCCCGCGAGGAACAAGCGCGGTTGTTCAAGACCTTCAGCCAGGTGGACGCATCGACCACCAGGAAATTTGGCGGCACTGGACTGGGTCTGGCCATCTGCCGGAGATTGTGTGAGCTCATGCAGGGCAAGATCGGGGTGGAAAGCGAATTGGGCCGGGGGAGCATGTTCTGGTTTGAGTTGCCCCTGGGGGCGGGTCGTTCGGCCGTGGAGGATCGCACCAAGGTGGTGCATGCCCGCCTCGAGGGCAGGAGGGTGTTCATTCTTGATGACCAGCAGGTGAACGGAAAGATCCTTGAAATGCACCTGCGCAACTGGGGCATGGAATGCGACATCTTCCTTGAACCGGAGGAAGCGCTTGCCCGGATTCGTTCCGGAGTTTCCTACGATCTGGGCTTGGTCGATTACCAGATGCCGGGCATGGACGGGCTGGGTTTCGCGCACCAGGTGCGGAAGATCCTCGACAAGGACCGCCTTCCGATGATCCTCATTTCCTCGGTGAGTGATCCCGGTTTGATCGCGGACGACCCCGTGCAGCCTTTCCAAGCGGTCGGCCACAAGCCGGTGCATGCGCCGATCTTGCGCCGGTTGGTGGTCCAGGTGATGGCCGGTTCTAAGCGGCTGCGGCGAATCACCCAGACGGTTTCCCTCAAGCAGGTGAATCTCGGGCGGGAGTATCCCCTGCGGCTCCTTCTGGCCGAGGACAATCCCACCAACCAGAAGGTTGCGCTCCATCTGCTCAAGCGCCTGGGCTACACCGCGGATCTGGCCGAAAACGGGCGCATGGCGGTGGAAATGGCGGGACGGGGGGGATACGATCTTATCTTCATGGACGTGCAAATGCCGGAAATGGACGGCCCGGAGGCCACCGCAGAAATCCGGCGCCTTCCCGGAATCCGCCAGCCGCGCATCGTCGCCTTGACGGCCAATGCCATGAAAGGGGACAGGGAACGCTACCTGGCCGCCGGGATGGACGATTACCTGAGCAAGCCGGTGCGGTTGGAGGACCTGGAGGAGGCCTTGTTGCGTGCTGTTGTTCCTGCTGATCCGGCTTTGGCGGGGCAAGGTCGGGAGGAGGCGGCGACCGGGGAGGAACTGGAGGTCGATGTCACGCAGGTCGATTCTTTGGTTGATGGATTGGGACCGCAATTTCCGGTTGTGCTGGGTGAACTCGAGCGAGCATTTGCCGAACGCATCAGAACCTTCCAATCCCTGGCCGCAACCGGTCAATGGGCGGAGGCTCGGGCGACCGCGATCGAATTGGCCGGTGAAATCCAACCGTTCGGTCTGCGCCGTTTGGTGGAATTTCTGGAGGCGGTGGGCCGTTTCGAGGAAGCCCCGCCGCCCGCCACGCTGGCGGAATGGGGCCAGTCGATCGCCCTGCTTTTTGACCGGGGACTTCTGGTTCTGAAAGAACGGGCCCGGCTATGA
- a CDS encoding ATP-binding protein, which yields MNLQAMDYLRFVGATVFIFLAAVFFFRQLMRPAAPGQYWWVVVFASIAGHETVELMEIWFGVLARWPHLNLAVMVVGTVVLVCAGARRSFHTPFLIVPFLAGALCFLLPAAMLNDGEVLFSVLLFPVAGLWASFRTRQSETEPGARLWWILLSCWFLCFSAEFLLQFWSLSASQWMWLPALLLVSGVAVLVWRDLLATPMEGSFISRSVHSGKTRTDWVPLLILALILALGWPLTHLAGHWAWQGITASLLDRTAVAAASLDPNQVDQLVKAPNPTQAPSYGAIREILGRMHRADARMRYVYLMGQKQGRVAFLAEAEGPDNAVPGEAYEDASPELVASFTNGKAFVEGPLPDAWGIWVSALVPLPDENRGVRAVFGIDLDAHEVMAEVAKYRMVAVLGTGSMALIVLGFSLSLVWSRHQSRRLESIELQARLLDRAIGQINTGVVIADMSLPDHPLIYVNPAFTRMTGYGKEECLDRNCRFLQGPETSGAEIRRIREAVRLHQACTVTLLNYRKDGSSFWNELTLYPIFSSVGMLAYYVGIQNDVGERVLFQEALKVAKDAAEQANRAKSHFLANMSHEIRTPLNGIIGSIELMESRLQSDDMNEYRDTLRASADHLLSLINDILDFSKIESGKVELEEVTVDLPLLVEEVFDLVRGPAGKKKLAMAHFWESDSPREVRGDPVRLRQILLNLLSNAVKFTSEGEVRLMVGPAGPSGWELEVSDTGVGLSPEQQAHLFQPFAQADASTTRRFGGTGLGLAIIKRLVEQMGGGVGLESRAGEGACFKVRLPLPVLNRVKDGPLPRDWKGRTIGLCGIEPLTARCIKSAAAVWGVYVRIESIETWDPSRPGVSAWLLGEELAGRVLDGQRSVPAHVPVPVAVVASGLQSPALSVPVLAWPLRPGRLRHLLKNWSASSSAVDEDKTSPKSVAVSANPLDILVAEDNQINQRIAVEMLRRLGHRVESVSDGRAAVLAVESHAFDLVFMDVQMPVMGGPEAAAEIRSRMTGRRRPYIAALTANALMGDREKLIAGGMDDYLSKPVTRTKLQEVIERAQLARSMGPALDAGALEAMAQGWPPEFEEIYQGFVREVPGMLERLFRAEAGEARNLAHQLKGSASSFGFKAFAGMMASLESEAKEGRLPPGGSTAKAGELWARSVAEAGEVRSRLRVDIPKG from the coding sequence ATGAATCTGCAGGCCATGGATTACTTGCGGTTTGTTGGAGCTACGGTTTTCATTTTCCTGGCCGCGGTGTTTTTTTTCCGTCAGTTGATGCGGCCGGCTGCTCCGGGACAATACTGGTGGGTGGTGGTTTTCGCGTCCATTGCCGGGCATGAGACGGTGGAATTGATGGAGATTTGGTTCGGGGTGCTGGCGCGGTGGCCCCATCTCAATTTGGCGGTGATGGTGGTGGGCACGGTGGTGCTGGTTTGTGCCGGTGCCCGGCGTTCTTTCCACACCCCTTTCTTGATCGTCCCGTTTTTGGCGGGCGCGCTCTGCTTCCTTTTGCCCGCCGCGATGCTGAATGATGGCGAGGTTCTCTTTTCCGTCCTTCTTTTCCCAGTGGCAGGACTTTGGGCTTCTTTTCGGACTCGCCAGTCGGAAACGGAGCCGGGCGCCAGACTGTGGTGGATTCTCTTGTCATGCTGGTTCCTTTGTTTTTCCGCAGAGTTTCTGCTGCAATTCTGGAGCTTGTCCGCGTCCCAATGGATGTGGCTTCCGGCCCTTCTGCTGGTAAGCGGGGTTGCGGTGCTGGTTTGGCGTGATTTGCTGGCCACTCCGATGGAGGGGAGTTTTATCTCCCGTTCGGTCCACTCCGGGAAAACACGCACCGATTGGGTGCCCTTGCTGATTCTGGCCCTGATCCTGGCGTTGGGATGGCCGCTGACCCACCTGGCCGGACATTGGGCCTGGCAGGGAATCACCGCTTCATTGCTCGACCGCACAGCAGTGGCGGCCGCTTCACTGGATCCGAACCAAGTGGACCAATTGGTGAAAGCACCCAACCCGACCCAGGCTCCTTCTTATGGGGCCATCCGGGAAATTCTCGGGCGCATGCACCGGGCTGACGCGCGGATGCGTTATGTCTATCTCATGGGGCAGAAGCAGGGCCGGGTGGCGTTTTTGGCCGAGGCAGAAGGGCCGGACAATGCGGTTCCCGGGGAGGCCTATGAAGATGCCAGCCCGGAATTGGTGGCGTCCTTCACCAATGGAAAAGCATTCGTCGAGGGTCCCTTGCCTGATGCCTGGGGAATCTGGGTCTCAGCGCTGGTTCCCTTGCCCGATGAAAACCGGGGAGTGCGGGCGGTTTTTGGCATCGATCTGGATGCCCACGAAGTCATGGCGGAAGTGGCCAAGTACCGGATGGTGGCCGTTTTGGGCACCGGATCGATGGCTTTGATTGTGCTCGGGTTTTCCCTCAGCCTGGTCTGGAGTCGGCACCAGTCCCGCCGTCTCGAATCCATTGAGTTGCAGGCCCGCTTGCTCGACCGGGCCATCGGCCAGATCAATACCGGCGTGGTCATCGCCGACATGTCGCTGCCGGATCATCCATTGATTTACGTCAATCCAGCCTTCACCCGCATGACCGGATATGGAAAGGAGGAATGCCTGGACCGGAATTGCCGTTTCCTCCAGGGGCCGGAGACCTCGGGCGCGGAAATCAGGAGAATCCGCGAGGCCGTCCGCCTCCACCAAGCCTGCACCGTGACCCTGCTCAATTACCGGAAAGATGGGTCCTCGTTCTGGAACGAACTCACGCTTTACCCGATTTTCTCATCCGTAGGGATGTTGGCCTATTACGTTGGCATCCAGAACGATGTCGGTGAACGGGTTCTTTTCCAAGAGGCATTGAAAGTGGCCAAAGATGCCGCGGAGCAGGCCAACCGAGCCAAGTCCCATTTCCTGGCCAACATGAGCCATGAGATCCGCACCCCGCTCAACGGCATCATTGGCTCGATTGAACTGATGGAAAGTCGTCTGCAATCGGACGATATGAACGAGTACCGGGACACACTCCGCGCCAGCGCCGACCACCTGCTCTCGTTGATCAACGACATCCTGGATTTTTCCAAGATCGAATCGGGCAAAGTGGAACTGGAGGAGGTGACGGTGGATCTTCCCCTCCTGGTCGAGGAGGTGTTCGATCTGGTACGCGGGCCCGCGGGAAAAAAGAAACTGGCCATGGCCCATTTCTGGGAGTCGGACTCCCCGAGGGAGGTCCGGGGAGATCCGGTTCGTCTGCGGCAGATCCTGCTCAATCTACTCAGCAACGCGGTCAAGTTCACCTCGGAGGGCGAGGTGCGCCTGATGGTGGGTCCAGCCGGCCCGTCGGGCTGGGAACTGGAAGTGAGCGATACCGGCGTGGGATTGAGTCCGGAACAACAGGCGCATCTTTTCCAGCCCTTTGCCCAGGCAGATGCCTCGACGACGCGCCGATTTGGTGGCACCGGATTGGGCCTGGCCATCATCAAGAGGCTGGTCGAACAGATGGGGGGAGGGGTGGGTTTGGAAAGCAGGGCCGGAGAAGGCGCCTGCTTCAAGGTGCGGTTGCCGCTGCCCGTGCTCAACCGGGTCAAGGATGGACCGCTTCCCCGCGATTGGAAGGGCAGGACGATCGGCCTTTGTGGCATCGAACCCCTGACAGCCCGGTGTATCAAATCGGCGGCGGCGGTCTGGGGCGTGTATGTGCGCATTGAATCGATCGAGACCTGGGATCCGTCCAGACCCGGGGTGTCGGCATGGCTCCTGGGCGAAGAATTGGCGGGAAGGGTCCTGGACGGGCAGAGGTCGGTGCCCGCGCACGTGCCAGTTCCGGTGGCCGTGGTGGCCTCGGGCCTGCAGAGCCCGGCGCTGTCCGTACCGGTGCTCGCCTGGCCGTTGCGTCCGGGCAGGTTGCGGCATCTCCTGAAAAACTGGTCGGCGTCCTCCTCCGCTGTCGACGAGGACAAGACCAGCCCGAAATCCGTGGCAGTCAGCGCGAACCCCCTGGATATTCTGGTGGCGGAGGACAACCAGATCAATCAACGGATCGCGGTGGAGATGCTCCGTCGCCTGGGACACCGGGTCGAGAGCGTATCCGATGGCCGAGCCGCCGTTTTGGCGGTGGAGTCGCACGCGTTCGATCTTGTTTTCATGGACGTCCAGATGCCGGTCATGGGCGGACCGGAGGCGGCGGCGGAAATCCGCAGCCGGATGACCGGTAGGAGACGTCCTTACATCGCCGCCCTGACCGCCAATGCCCTGATGGGGGACCGCGAGAAATTGATCGCCGGGGGGATGGATGATTACCTCAGCAAGCCGGTGACTCGGACGAAACTGCAGGAAGTGATCGAACGGGCGCAGCTTGCACGGTCGATGGGGCCCGCGTTGGATGCCGGGGCGCTTGAGGCCATGGCCCAGGGATGGCCCCCGGAATTTGAAGAGATTTACCAGGGCTTTGTCAGGGAAGTGCCCGGCATGTTGGAGCGGTTGTTCCGCGCCGAAGCGGGGGAAGCCCGCAATCTGGCCCATCAGTTGAAAGGAAGCGCCTCCAGTTTCGGCTTCAAGGCCTTTGCCGGAATGATGGCCTCGCTGGAGTCCGAGGCCAAGGAAGGCCGGTTGCCACCGGGCGGAAGCACGGCAAAGGCGGGAGAACTCTGGGCCCGTTCTGTTGCCGAGGCCGGGGAAGTGCGCAGCAGGCTTCGCGTTGATATCCCCAAGGGTTGA
- a CDS encoding response regulator produces the protein MNNKTILLCDDEKHMLRLLTFTLGKIGCKVESVSDGEQALARVAQGGVDLLVIDVMMPGKDGFETVRELRRLKEGATMPVIILTARGAATMRDEAGQLGVSHFVTKPFSPIQMQEQVKQLLVSS, from the coding sequence ATGAACAACAAAACCATCCTACTGTGCGACGACGAAAAGCACATGCTGCGCCTGCTCACCTTCACCCTGGGCAAGATCGGCTGCAAAGTGGAATCGGTCTCCGACGGCGAACAAGCCCTGGCCCGTGTCGCCCAAGGAGGGGTCGATTTGTTGGTCATTGATGTGATGATGCCGGGTAAGGATGGATTCGAAACCGTGCGTGAACTCCGTCGGTTGAAGGAGGGGGCCACCATGCCCGTGATCATCCTGACCGCACGGGGAGCCGCAACGATGCGCGACGAAGCCGGACAGCTGGGCGTATCCCATTTTGTCACCAAACCCTTCAGTCCGATCCAAATGCAAGAACAGGTGAAGCAACTGCTGGTCAGTAGTTAG